The DNA window CAGCCCGATGCAACTCATCGGCTGGTTGTTCTTCCCCGCCGCGACCGTCGTGGTGATGTACGCGCTGCGCGGCACCACCGTGCCGGGAACCAAGTTTTCCCTTGGCACACAAGCGGTTCCCGGCATTCTCGCGATGAACGTGGCGATGACCGGGGTGATGGGACTGGCGATGGCGCTGACCATGGACCGCGAGGACGGCACGCTGCTGCGCGCCAAGGCCACCCCGAACGGCATGCGCGGCTACGTCACCGGCAAGGTGCTCGCCCAGGCGGGGCTGACCGTGGTGGTGCTGGCGATCGTGCTGGTCGCCGCGGTGGCCCTGTTCGACGGGTTCGCCCCGTCCTGGCTCGCGGTGGCCGGGATGACGGCGCTCGGCCTCGTCGCGACGCTGCCGCTCGGCGCGGTGCTCGGCTCGCTGTTCACGAATTCGCAGAGCCTCAGCCTGGCCACCA is part of the Amycolatopsis sp. CA-230715 genome and encodes:
- a CDS encoding ABC transporter permease → MTAFRTGPHRGWIELRQVLTSPMQLIGWLFFPAATVVVMYALRGTTVPGTKFSLGTQAVPGILAMNVAMTGVMGLAMALTMDREDGTLLRAKATPNGMRGYVTGKVLAQAGLTVVVLAIVLVAAVALFDGFAPSWLAVAGMTALGLVATLPLGAVLGSLFTNSQSLSLATMLLMGLLVISGVFYPVTAMPEWLQWVAQVFPVYWLGLGLRSALLPDALAVAEIGESWRHLATAGALGAWAVLGFALAPAVLRRMARRESGSAVAARRDRVAQRMA